The DNA segment tttagtaaCAACCACaataacaaaagaataaaacaaaaataaaaccctatgttaaatgttaatttaatGATCATCACCTTCTTCCTCATCATCATGTTCTTGCAGATCTGCAAGAGAAAAGCTTCTAGCCTTGAAGCTTCCAAGTCTAAGCCTCATATGAGCAGCATAAGATTCTGGCATTCTGTTGAATCTTAGCTGAACTTGATCTTCTTGTTTCTTTTCCTCGGCcaaggaggaagaggaagaagatgaagcaGAGGGAACTTTTCTAgcattttcttcttcatcttcttcttcctcttcataatcataatcctGATCCTCATCCACAGGCAAAAGAGGCATGGATTGTGGGTTGGACCAGGAATAGAAAGATGATCTTCTGGACCATTTTGATGCTATCAAAACCCTTCTTCTCTTGTTGAAAGGACTCTCTTGCTTTTGCAACTCCTTCAGATTACTCAAATTACTCACTTGTGATAGATCTGAGAACGATTTTGATTTTCCATCAAAATGACCAGACAATCCCCTCCTGCATCGCTTACCATAAAATCCCAAAACACATATTAGTTACCATAATACAAAATCAAATTAACAGAAAAAATCACACACATCACACGTAGTCACATCCTAGTACCCATTAGGCAATTACCAGTCAGTAGTTTCTAGTTTTTTTAAACatcctaaaataaatgaaaaaattaatatactttttaatttaaacaaacccaaaataaaaaagacctaatctaagggaaaaaagaaaaacattcgaTGAATACGAGAGCATCAAATCAAAGAAgtgggaaaaagagagagaaattaagGGAACTAACTTGATGGGAAGAGAATCTTCCATAGCATCCAAAGAACCCAACCCAGTTCGTATCTTCAACTGGCTCTGCACTTCTTCCTCCTCGTTGTCGCTGTCATCGGGGGTTCCGATCGACGACGAACTCTCCGACTCGCCGCCGGCGAAGAACTTGGGTGGGCCCGAGATCCGAAAGTTCGACCCATCATCTTTTTCGGGTGACCCGTTAAGGAAGATCCGATTTTCGGAACCGCCATCCCGCGGCGGAGACGAAGGAACGTCGATGGTGAAAGCGGGACCCACCAAAACctccatttttttaaagaatgtaTTACCCTCTAAAgctaaaaagatgaaaaaactaAAACGAAAGAACGAAGCCACACAGAAGCGGCGATTCAGTTAACCTTGTCCTCTTCGTCGTCTTCTCCTCTTAGGCTTCCACGTAATGGGGTTGCTTGTCATCAATCTGCAAACACACTCCgaaggaaaagagagagagagagagagagagagagagagagaggatagAAAGATAAGgcggaaaaaaaatgaagtgagATGAAGAAAGAGGGAaggattatataaaaaatgaaagtgtgagagagagagagatagaagCATATGACACGTTCCGTATGACGTGGCGAGGACAGGGACCAGAAAAGTCCGTTTACCTTGAATGTGTATAATGTTGTTGTTCATCATGGGTGTCCGATGCTTATCCTCTCGTGTTTCCTTTTATTAGATCACACCAAGCACATGCTTCCTTATTCGGGAATTTCGATTCCGTATATTTCAATTGaatcattttgttttccttaattCTCAGGAGGACAAGAATAATAGAATAATTCACCAGGTTTTTTCGTACACTCCTTgtcaattttcattaatttgttttgttaaaGAAGTACTAGAGTTATCGGTCTTTTTAAAACCAAGATTTTGTTTCCTGAATATGGTTTGCATATATGTCAAAGATCATTTGTTGTTGCTTTTAAATTATAGACGTCTTTCgaaatttactttaattttgatgaaatataaatgaaaatatagtaaaaatttaaaaatattgaatgttGAAACCTGAAACCGCattccttttaaatattttaacttcCCATCGTAACCCGTAAAATTCTACTCCTAcgttatttgttttatattttctgtCTTTAGAGAATGAGTTCAATCATTCAATATGGGACCAAGGAGTTGAATTTTTGTTAAGAGAATTGTTCATAATTAGTGTTAGACTGTatcttcaataaaaatatttttgaagaaatagatgcgggaaaaaataatttgatatggttttcttccgaACACGTTACATTACTATAAATGCCAATAATCATTATGCAAATTACTATCTTTTCAAACTATTTTGGATAAGATGTTGTACATCTTGGAGCTCTGGGAGGATAGggatgaaatgagaataaagaCTTTGATGTTTAGTTGGTAGGATATTTAATAGAGAGATTGcgacaataataataaagaacgAACGATATTGTATACTTGTCTGtcattgataatttataattataatttaaaaaataatttattcatttaagtTGTCATTTCATCTGAAGTTGGGTATGCAAACCACTTCGATTCAGTTTGTGGTTTATGCTATTAAAGCAATAAATGAATGTGACATTTTGCATAGGCTCGTGTTACCGCAATCCGTATTTAACAACTTTAGGCAAGTCTACGGTTACAATTTTTCCTTAGAAAAACTTGCTAGACGAGATTCATTTGACTCACccatgtatttttataaaaaaatttccttaGAAAAACTTTGGACATAAAGATATGATGATATATGATCAAATATGTAATGCTTTTGATTGTTAACTTCTCAGTGATTTTCATACTATGATATTGCATATGTACCAACAAAAAGTTGAATAAAGTATCACCATATGCAATATATGCAATATCATAGTATGAGAATCACTGAGAAGTTAACAATCAAAAGCATTacatatttgattatatatCATCATATCTTTATGTCCAAATTTTAGGAAACAagttatgataaaattatctattaTGAATTGTTATATAAATAGACCTAACAGATAATGGAGTTATGTGTATTCATGCTCTAGGTAGACAATAACAACCCTAGAAGAAACATGTACTaatacaaaataataacaaaattgaaaactaaacTTAATTATCCCATTAAATTGTAGCACAACCTCCCATAACTAAAATAAGTTTGTGATTGAGAGAAAAATTGATATCAGAGTagccaatttaaaaaaaaatcatttcatgcCCATTTAAACATTTGAAGCTTGTGATTTTCTAACAGTTTCTTTCC comes from the Glycine soja cultivar W05 chromosome 6, ASM419377v2, whole genome shotgun sequence genome and includes:
- the LOC114415069 gene encoding uncharacterized protein LOC114415069 gives rise to the protein MEVLVGPAFTIDVPSSPPRDGGSENRIFLNGSPEKDDGSNFRISGPPKFFAGGESESSSSIGTPDDSDNEEEEVQSQLKIRTGLGSLDAMEDSLPIKRGLSGHFDGKSKSFSDLSQVSNLSNLKELQKQESPFNKRRRVLIASKWSRRSSFYSWSNPQSMPLLPVDEDQDYDYEEEEEDEEENARKVPSASSSSSSSLAEEKKQEDQVQLRFNRMPESYAAHMRLRLGSFKARSFSLADLQEHDDEEEGDDH